From Rutidosis leptorrhynchoides isolate AG116_Rl617_1_P2 chromosome 3, CSIRO_AGI_Rlap_v1, whole genome shotgun sequence, a single genomic window includes:
- the LOC139899996 gene encoding uncharacterized protein, with amino-acid sequence MALLNVYTKQDRAMDSWMWNLASNGIFTTKKMASIIDEVILNNGSRPQDGFLKNNLVPSKVSIFIWRALKRRIPIRTELDKRGIDLDSVRCPLCDDDVETIEHSLLFCRHAMDIWVRVFKWWGLGAVSNLSINELFRGNCNRSLSPFMSKIWQSIEWTCGYMIWNNRNQKVFSNSSWSGSMGLMEI; translated from the coding sequence ATGGCACTTCTAAACGTTTACACCAAACAAGATAGGGCTATGGATTCGTGGATGTGGAACCTAGCGAGCAATGGGATTTTTACTACCAAAAAGATGGCAAGCATTATTGATGAAGTAATTCTCAACAATGGATCGAGACCACAAGATGGCTTTTTGAAGAATAATTTGGTTCCTTCTAAGGTTTCTATTTTCATATGGAGGGCTTTAAAACGGAGGATCCCGATACGTACCGAACTTGATAAAAGAGGTATAGACTTGGATTCCGTTAGATGCCCTTTATGTGATGACGACGTTGAAACCATCGAGCATTCCTTGTTATTTTGTCGGCACGCAATGGATATTTGGGTCCGGGTTTTCAAATGGTGGGGTTTAGGGGCGGTTTCAAATTTGAGCATTAATGAATTGTTTCGTGGGAATTGTAACCGCTCCTTATCCCCCTTTATGTCGAAGATTTGGCAATCAATCGAATGGACTTGCGGATATATGATTTGGAATAATAGAAATCAAAAGGTGTTCTCTAACTCTTCATGGAGCGGTTCTATGGGTCTAATGGAAATTTAA